A single window of Hyphomicrobiales bacterium DNA harbors:
- the acoC gene encoding Dihydrolipoyllysine-residue acetyltransferase component of acetoin cleaving system — protein MNERIKPIVMPKWGLSMSEGKVTGWLKSAGSKVAVGDEIVEVETDKIAGVVEAGDAGTLRRVLGEPDTVYPVKALIGIIAADDVPDGEIDAYVAEYASHAAEEGEEEEAGPRYEFVDTPSGRLRYAKRGDGEPVIILIHGFGGDLDNWLFNIDALAEAGTVYALDLPGHGQSDKVVREASLEGLSDAVTGFMDSLGIGSAHLVGHSMGGAIAAQTALDHPDRVSSITLIGSAGLGAEINSGYTDGFVAATSRRDLKPVLEQLFHDPATVTRQLVDDLLKYKRLDGVDEALRALSSALFPGGRQSAVLAEALTTAATPVLIIWGESDRVIPSTHAAALAGRARAEVISGAGHMVQMEKAGRVNELVIAHIKA, from the coding sequence ATGAACGAACGGATCAAGCCGATCGTCATGCCCAAATGGGGCCTGTCGATGTCGGAAGGCAAAGTGACCGGCTGGCTGAAGTCAGCCGGTTCCAAGGTCGCTGTTGGCGACGAAATCGTCGAGGTTGAGACCGACAAGATCGCGGGTGTGGTGGAGGCCGGTGATGCGGGCACGCTGCGCCGCGTATTGGGAGAGCCGGATACGGTTTATCCGGTCAAGGCCTTGATTGGCATCATCGCCGCGGACGACGTGCCTGACGGCGAGATTGACGCCTATGTCGCCGAATATGCGTCCCATGCGGCGGAGGAAGGCGAAGAAGAGGAAGCCGGGCCACGCTACGAGTTCGTTGATACGCCCTCCGGCCGCCTGCGTTATGCGAAACGCGGCGACGGCGAGCCGGTCATCATCCTCATCCATGGCTTCGGCGGCGATCTCGACAACTGGCTGTTCAACATCGACGCGCTGGCCGAGGCGGGCACCGTCTACGCGCTTGACCTGCCTGGCCACGGCCAGTCCGACAAGGTGGTGAGGGAGGCGAGCCTCGAGGGCCTTTCCGACGCCGTCACCGGCTTCATGGACTCCCTCGGCATTGGCTCGGCGCATCTCGTCGGCCATTCCATGGGCGGGGCAATCGCTGCGCAAACAGCGCTCGACCACCCGGACCGCGTTTCCTCGATCACGCTGATCGGCTCAGCCGGCCTCGGCGCGGAGATCAACAGTGGCTATACCGACGGCTTTGTCGCCGCCACCTCGCGCCGTGACCTGAAACCGGTTCTGGAGCAACTGTTCCACGATCCGGCGACTGTCACCCGCCAACTCGTCGACGATCTCCTCAAATACAAACGGCTCGACGGGGTGGATGAGGCGTTGCGGGCGCTCTCCAGCGCCTTGTTCCCGGGTGGGCGGCAGAGCGCGGTGCTCGCTGAGGCACTGACGACAGCCGCGACGCCAGTTCTCATCATCTGGGGCGAGAGCGACAGGGTGATCCCGTCAACCCACGCCGCCGCGCTCGCCGGCCGAGCGAGGGCGGAGGTAATCAGCGGCGCCGGCCACATGGTGCAGATGGAAAAGGCGGGCCGCGTCAACGAGCTGGTCATCGCCCACATCAAGGCCTGA
- the acoX gene encoding Acetoin catabolism protein X: MTPKVGIIANPISARDIRRVVASANSVQIADRANIVLRTLAALAACGVEDVVMMPERGGIGGHVLRGIERSRARSEARFPQLRFLDMKITGTVEDTRCAARMMALAGDVAVIIVLGGDGTHRAVAGECGPVPIAGISTGTNNAFPEHREPTITGLAAGLAAMGLVPPAIAFADNKTIEVSIDDGAPEIALVDVAIVTDRFVGARALWRTETFRELYVTFADPEVIGMAAIAGLVEPVTRSDAGGLALTLGPAATARMRVRAPIAPGLVEMVGIEAWRRMPAGMVFKPALTAGAIALDGERELFFDPHQDVAVTLVDQAFHTVDVKAVMQFAARQGLLFDRSPEAVKS; encoded by the coding sequence ATGACGCCGAAGGTCGGGATTATCGCCAATCCGATTTCAGCGCGCGACATTCGCCGCGTCGTCGCGAGCGCCAACAGCGTGCAGATTGCGGACCGCGCGAACATCGTGTTGCGGACACTGGCCGCGCTTGCCGCCTGCGGTGTCGAAGATGTGGTGATGATGCCGGAGCGTGGCGGTATCGGCGGGCACGTCCTGCGCGGCATCGAGCGCTCACGTGCGCGGAGTGAGGCGCGCTTTCCGCAGCTCCGTTTTCTCGACATGAAGATCACCGGCACGGTGGAGGACACGCGGTGCGCCGCCCGGATGATGGCCTTGGCCGGGGATGTGGCCGTCATCATCGTGCTGGGCGGTGACGGCACGCACCGCGCGGTGGCCGGGGAATGCGGCCCGGTGCCGATTGCCGGTATCTCGACTGGAACCAACAACGCGTTTCCCGAGCATCGGGAGCCCACCATCACCGGTCTTGCCGCCGGGCTCGCCGCCATGGGCCTGGTGCCGCCGGCCATCGCCTTCGCCGACAACAAGACCATCGAGGTGAGCATCGACGATGGCGCGCCGGAGATCGCGCTGGTCGATGTCGCCATCGTGACAGATCGCTTCGTCGGTGCCCGCGCCTTGTGGCGGACCGAGACCTTCCGCGAGCTCTACGTGACCTTTGCCGATCCGGAGGTGATCGGCATGGCGGCGATCGCGGGTCTCGTGGAGCCGGTGACACGCAGCGACGCCGGCGGCCTTGCCCTGACGCTCGGCCCGGCCGCGACCGCGAGGATGCGGGTGCGTGCGCCGATTGCGCCGGGTCTCGTGGAGATGGTCGGGATCGAAGCCTGGCGCCGCATGCCAGCCGGCATGGTTTTCAAACCCGCGCTTACCGCGGGCGCCATCGCCCTCGATGGGGAGCGCGAACTCTTCTTCGATCCCCACCAGGACGTGGCGGTGACATTGGTCGACCAGGCCTTCCACACCGTCGACGTCAAAGCGGTCATGCAATTCGCCGCGCGCCAGGGGCTGCTGTTCGACAGGTCACCCGAAGCCGTCAAGTCATGA
- the acoA gene encoding Acetoin:2,6-dichlorophenolindophenol oxidoreductase subunit alpha has product MITEEETKTMTNNPFPLSKDELLAAYRSMRTIRDFEERLHVEFAKGDIPGFVHLYAGEEACAAGIMSHLTDVDRIASTHRGHGHCIAKGVDVHEMMAEIYGKATGACRGKGGSMHIADLSKGMMGANGILGAGAPLICGAGLAAKFRGDGGVGITFFGDGASNQGTVLESMNLAAIWNLPVIFVVENNGYAESTSVEYATAVDSYVDRASGFGLPGVTVDGTDFFAVHEAAGEIIKRAREGGGPALLECKMIRFFGHFEGDAQAYKAKGENDYNRANRDCLKLFADRVTSAGVVSAAQIALIDREVAALIDDAVDKAKGAPLPTAQDLLSDVYVTY; this is encoded by the coding sequence ATGATAACCGAGGAGGAAACCAAGACCATGACCAACAATCCGTTCCCGCTTTCGAAGGACGAGCTGCTCGCCGCCTATCGTTCCATGCGCACCATCCGCGATTTCGAGGAAAGGCTGCATGTGGAGTTCGCCAAGGGCGATATTCCCGGCTTCGTCCATCTCTACGCCGGCGAGGAAGCCTGCGCGGCGGGCATCATGAGCCACCTCACCGATGTCGATCGCATCGCCTCCACGCATCGCGGCCATGGTCACTGCATCGCCAAGGGGGTCGACGTCCACGAGATGATGGCGGAGATCTATGGCAAGGCGACAGGTGCCTGCAGGGGCAAGGGCGGCTCCATGCATATCGCCGATCTCTCCAAGGGCATGATGGGGGCCAATGGCATTCTCGGGGCGGGCGCACCGCTGATCTGCGGCGCGGGCCTCGCGGCGAAGTTCCGGGGTGACGGCGGTGTCGGCATCACCTTCTTCGGGGATGGCGCGTCAAACCAGGGCACCGTGCTGGAAAGCATGAATCTCGCCGCGATCTGGAACCTGCCGGTGATCTTCGTGGTGGAGAACAACGGTTACGCGGAATCGACCTCGGTCGAATACGCTACCGCCGTCGACTCCTATGTGGACCGGGCTTCCGGCTTCGGCCTGCCGGGCGTGACCGTGGATGGCACGGACTTCTTCGCTGTCCATGAAGCCGCCGGCGAGATCATCAAGCGCGCCCGCGAGGGCGGCGGACCAGCGCTGCTGGAATGCAAGATGATCCGCTTCTTCGGCCATTTCGAAGGCGATGCGCAGGCCTACAAGGCCAAGGGCGAGAACGACTACAACCGGGCCAACCGCGACTGCCTGAAGCTATTCGCTGACCGCGTCACATCCGCCGGCGTGGTGAGTGCTGCCCAAATCGCGCTGATCGACCGCGAGGTCGCGGCCCTGATCGACGACGCGGTCGACAAGGCCAAGGGCGCGCCGCTGCCGACCGCGCAAGATCTCCTGAGCGACGTCTACGTCACTTACTGA
- the acoB gene encoding Acetoin:2,6-dichlorophenolindophenol oxidoreductase subunit beta has protein sequence MARKISVKQAINEALDLEMRRDPTVIVLGEDIVGGAGAPGEIDAWGGVLGVTKGLHAKHGNRLIDTPLSESAYIGAAIGAAACGMRPVAELMFLDFMGVCFDQILNQAAKFKYMFGGKAKTPVVIRAMVGAGFRAAAQHSQMLTPMFTHVPGLKVVCPSNAYDAKGLLIQAIRDDDPVIFCEHKNLYGLEWDVPAESYAIPFGEANVMREGEDVTIVSYGLTVHRALEAADRLAKGGVQAEVIDLRTLSPIDWDTVIESVENTGRLVVVDEANPRCSIAGDIAAHVAQNAFGALKAAPQMVTAPHTPVPFSPVLEDLYIPSSDAIVAAVNKTTARALAA, from the coding sequence ATGGCCCGCAAGATCAGCGTGAAGCAGGCAATCAACGAGGCGCTGGACCTCGAGATGCGCCGCGACCCTACCGTTATCGTGCTCGGCGAGGATATCGTCGGCGGCGCCGGTGCGCCCGGCGAGATCGATGCCTGGGGCGGCGTGCTGGGTGTCACCAAGGGGCTGCATGCCAAGCACGGCAACCGGTTGATCGATACCCCCCTGTCGGAGAGCGCCTATATCGGCGCCGCAATCGGAGCCGCCGCTTGCGGCATGCGCCCGGTCGCCGAGCTCATGTTCCTCGATTTCATGGGCGTGTGTTTCGACCAGATCCTGAACCAGGCGGCGAAGTTCAAGTATATGTTCGGCGGCAAGGCCAAGACCCCGGTCGTCATCCGCGCGATGGTCGGCGCCGGTTTCCGCGCCGCCGCGCAGCATTCGCAGATGCTGACGCCGATGTTCACCCACGTGCCCGGACTGAAGGTGGTGTGCCCCTCCAACGCCTATGACGCCAAGGGGCTGCTGATCCAGGCGATCCGCGACGACGACCCGGTGATCTTCTGCGAACACAAGAACCTCTACGGGCTTGAATGGGACGTGCCGGCTGAATCCTATGCCATCCCCTTCGGTGAGGCGAATGTGATGCGCGAGGGCGAGGACGTCACCATCGTCAGCTACGGCCTGACCGTTCATCGCGCGCTGGAGGCGGCCGACAGATTGGCGAAGGGCGGCGTGCAGGCTGAGGTGATCGACCTGCGTACGCTGTCTCCCATCGATTGGGACACGGTCATCGAAAGTGTGGAGAATACCGGGCGTCTCGTGGTTGTCGACGAGGCCAATCCGCGCTGCTCCATCGCCGGAGATATCGCGGCCCACGTGGCCCAGAACGCCTTCGGGGCGCTGAAGGCGGCGCCGCAGATGGTCACCGCGCCACATACACCGGTGCCGTTCTCGCCCGTGCTGGAGGACCTCTACATTCCGTCGTCCGACGCCATCGTCGCGGCTGTGAACAAGACGACTGCACGCGCTCTTGCGGCGTGA